A single Drechmeria coniospora strain ARSEF 6962 chromosome 03, whole genome shotgun sequence DNA region contains:
- a CDS encoding abhydrolase domain-containing protein, with protein MSKRPAASLTTSNGLEVAEAGEAKRQRKEGSNYNSKGEPDAFRSMPSLADFIPWRSSEIDGHLPPLPKILDPELEKTAFTHPGASRRGESYERLEWLGDAYIELAATGLIFQTFTHTHAGRCSQLREILVRNTTLAGYFRKYGLPARAHLPPDFGKERCLGRGSSKDKDLCKTQADMFEAYFGAVIASDGENGKRNAMAWIRTLWGQTIKEHIIEYEKAQAANQPSKATTPSLGPGGADLNPKDKLRATIGVKGITIRYEDVPGNRKDKDHGLPLYTVAVYLDGWGEVNKHLGTGTAMQKKEAGQKAAAQALENKKLMRVYEGKKKAFQEALMTAQESEPAMDL; from the coding sequence ATGAGCAAACGTCCAGCCGCCAGTcttactactagtaacggTCTCGAAGTGGCGGAAGCTGGCGAGGCCAAGAGGCAAAGAAAGGAAGGTTCAAACTATAACAGTAAAGGGGAGCCAGACGCATTCCGCTCGATGCCTTCGCTGGCTGATTTTATTCCGTGGAGATCGTCGGAAATAGACGGAcatctccctcccctccctaAGATTCTTGACCCGGAGCTGGAAAAGACTGCTTTCACACACCCCGGGGCCAGTCGGCGTGGAGAAAGCTACGAACGACTCGAATGGCTGGGCGATGCGTATATTGAGCTTGCCGCGACCGGGCTGATCTTCCAAACCTTTACGCACACTCATGCAGGCCGGTGCTCCCAACTGCGCGAGATTCTGGTTCGAAATACGACGCTTGCGGGCTACTTTCGAAAGTACGGCCTGCCCGCTCGCGCCCATCTGCCGCCAGACTTCGGCAAAGAGCGATGTTTGGGCCGGGGCAGCTCGAAGGATAAGGATCTCTGCAAGACGCAAGCCGATATGTTCGAAGCTTACTTTGGCGCTGTGATCGCGTCGGATGGTGAAAATGGAAAACGGAATGCCATGGCTTGGATCCGAACCCTCTGGGGCCAAACCATCAAGGAGCACATTATAGAATACGAAAAGGCACAGGCGGCCAATCAACCATCCAAGGCCACGACTCCGAGCCTCGGGCCGGGAGGGGCAGACCTTAACCCAAAGGACAAGCTGAGGGCTACCATCGGAGTCAAGGGTATTACCATCCGGTATGAGGATGTTCCCGGCAACAGGAAGGACAAGGACCACGGTCTGCCCCTATATACAGTCGCTGTCTATCTGGACGGATGGGGCGAGGTAAACAAGCATCTCGGAACGGGAACAGCAATGCAGAAAAAGGAAGCTGGCCAGAAAGCAGCAGCGCAGGCGCTTGAGAATAAGAAGCTAATGAGAGTATACGAgggcaagaagaaggcgtTTCAGGAGGCTCTTATGACAGCGCAAGAATCCGAGCCAGCCATGGACTTGTAA
- a CDS encoding Pumilio-family RNA binding repeat protein, whose translation MLLSQIACRLLTKGDYQESASSSSMATNISALSTSKLANQANQKTQEICTAGDSYPMDKLLAKLTAQQTETGQQNETIIAVDEASDSHKACSGTLEHGASSNSLPVTPATDAFPTTAPSTRPASTALDDSRVDNDEVLRLKLQLARAQSQISKLDHELAKTRSIKADAETHGIVLPRASAAASREMTWATADDGQSDASDTAATTAFNRSRGIWGNPKGLFGNNGAQTSPNELSPANWFGSRAFNPAYLESTQPYTAIEGYRGERLAPDVDSLMRTRGGRGSRFDNRLSAPHQFTGGFGAMNGPVTQFDSVGGPMTSAAMNPPPGLGPMGMGMYPPYQQQPVGTPLSPHASEFTSKANWKNEVIPMDGPTYLPATEPLNYRRLLDKNVSANWKYIVDKIVCNNDQQASIFLQQKLKVGSPEQKYEIVEAIVAQAYPLMVNRFGNFLVQRCFEHGTPEQVIKIAEAIRGNTLNLSMDPFGCHVVQKAFDSVPEDYKAIMVHELLRRIPETVIHRYACHVWQKLFELRWTESPPQIMKYVNEALRGMWHEVALGETGSLVVQNIFENCLEEDKRPCIEEVLANIDIVAHGQFGNWCIQHICEHGGPPDRSRAIDHVIRYAAEYSTDQFASKVVEKCLKIGGTDFLGRYLDRVCEGRRDRTRIPLIDIASDQYGNYLVQWILNNATAQHREVVAAHIRKHMVSLRGSKFGSRVGMLCTNHAVTTRPGPGVGPGMSGRMGPGPRFGGTYR comes from the exons ATGCTCTTATCCCAAATCGCCTGCCGTCTGCTGACGAAAGGCGACTATCAGGAGAGCGCCTCGAGTTCCTCGATGGCAACGAACATTTCGGCTCTGTCAACCTCCAAGCTGGCCAACCAAGCAAATCAAAAG ACGCAGGAAATTTGCACGGCGGGGGACTCTTATCCGATGGATAAATTGCTCGCCAAGCTCACTGCTCAACAAACCGAAACCGGCCAGCAGAACGAGACCATCATTGCGGTCGACGAAGCCAGCGATTCCCACAAAGCATGCTCGGGAACTTTGGAACACGGTGCTTCAAGCAATTCCCTACCCGTCACGCCCGCCACGGACGCCTTCCCGACCACAGCTCCTAGCACGCGCCCTGCCAGCACGGCTCTAGACGACTCCCGTGTCGATAACGACGAGGTGCTGAGGCTGAAACTACAGCTTGCCCGGGCCCAAAGCCAAATCTCGAAACTCGACCACGAGCTGGCAAAAACCAGGTCGATCAAGGCGGATGCTGAAACGCATGGAATCGTTCTTCCCCGAGCTTCCGCAGCCGCTTCTAGGGAGATGACGTGGGCCACTGCCGATGATGGCCAGTCGGACGCCAGTGACACCGCGGCGACCACGGCCTTCAATCGCTCTCGCGGCATCTGGGGCAACCCTAAGGGCCTCTTCGGCAACAATGGTGCCCAAACCTCGCCCAATGAGCTGTCTCCAGCGAACTGGTTCGGAAGCCGCGCCTTCAATCCGGCCTACCTGGAATCGACGCAACCATACACCGCCATTGAGGGATACCGAGGGGAACGCCTCGCGCCTGATGTCGATTCTCTGATGCGCACCCGCGGTGGCCGAGGCAGCCGCTTTGATAACCGCTTGAGTGCTCCGCACCAGTTCACGGGTGGATTTGGGGCCATGAACGGGCCAGTGACCCAGTTTGACTCTGTTGGGGGGCCCATGACTTCGGCCGCCATGAACCCACCCCCTGGCCTCGGGCCCATGGGCATGGGTATGTATCCTCCataccagcagcagcctgTCGGGACGCCACTATCCCCTCATGCGTCCGAATTCACCTCCAAGGCAAATTGGAAGAACGAG GTTATCCCGATGGATGGCCCAACTTATCTTCCGGCTACAGAACCTCTGAACTACCGTCGCCTGCTGGACAAGAATGTGAGCGCCAACTGGAAATACATCGTGGATAAGATTGTCTGCAACAACGACCAGCAGGCGTCCATATTTCTTCAGCAGAAACTCAAGGTCGGTAGTCCGGAGCAAAAGTACGAaatcgtcgaggccatcgtgGCGCAGGCGTACCCCTTGATGGTCAACCGATTCGGAAATTTTCTCGTCCAACGCTGCTTCGAGCATGGAACTCCAGAGCAGGTCATTAAAATTGCCGAGGCCATTCGGGGAAACACGCTGAACCTTTCCATGGACCCCTTTGGCTGCCACGTGGTGCAGAAGGCGTTCGACTCGGTCCCCGAGGACTACAAGGCCATCATGGTTCACGAGCTTCTTCGACGAATCCCGGAAACTGTCATCCACCGGTACGCCTGTCATGTGTGGCAGAAGCTTTTTGAGCTCCGCTGGACCGAGTCCCCCCCCCAGATCATGAAGTACGTCAATGAGGCCCTCCGAGGAATGTGGCACGAGGTTGCCCTTGGGGAGACGGGGAGCTTGGTGGTCCAGAATATTTTTGAGAACTGTCTCGAGGAGGACAAG CGCCCTTGCATTGAAGAAGTACTAGCCAACATTGACATTGTCGCGCATGGCCAATTCGGAAACTGGTGCATCCAGCACATCTGTGAGCACGGCGGACCGCCCGACCGCAGCCGCGCCATCGATCACGTTATTCGGTACGCGGCTGAGTACAGCACCGATCAATTCGCCTCCAAGGTTGTCGAGAAGTGCCTGAAGATTGGCGGCACTGACTTCTTGGGTCGATATCTGGATCGAGTGTGCGAAGGCCGCAGGGACAGGACCCGGATCCCCTTGATCGACATTGCGAGCGACCAATATGGCAACTATTTGGTCCAGTGGATCCTGAACAATGCCACAGCCCAGCACCGCGAGGTGGTGGCTGCACACATCCGCAAGCACATGGTGTCACTGCGAGGATCCAAGTTTGGCTCCCGCGTCGGCATGCTGTGCACCAACCACGCCGTCACGACACGACCCGGCCCCGGTGTTGGACCCGGCATGAGCGGCCGCATGGGACCGGGACCACGATTTGGAGGCACCTATCGCTAA
- a CDS encoding protein phosphatase 2C, whose amino-acid sequence MHRAAARAFRTTSIYVSAVRNLSRISLRSSRRAFLSPSNHSSQTSHPHVQLRSSMYFRRLPVALVSSLVVGYGAWYSYNSSSSNPGASFGSQSFTSSQGAVTGTGAPAPTRTVLVVGADEIRQGTIVGEGPILKQSGDDGQRIVEMLTPEQATQKMRRLEQSYHVNRGPGVTRYDLVQLSSNDPIEDDHAEKIVEVPGRIDGADGNVDWMFWGVFDGHSGWTTSATLRESLISYVARELNDTYKSAKSNTPTAEAIDLAIKTGFNRLDDEIVHKSVEKVFKASSKAVAAELLQPALSGSCALLSFYDSRSKLLRVACTGDSRAVLGRRASSGKWTATALSEDQTGGNPQEAARLRKEHPGEEHVVRNGRILGGLEPSRAFGDAVYKWSRDVAGKLRSNFFGRSPSPLLKTPPYVTAEPIITTTKMEPEKGDFVVLATDGLWEMLTNDEVVGLVGQWIETQTAGSHLENAWSKIFGSTSKPLPVEQSKGTAEDGQRTPIRVQQWGINPDAKDRFAFKDKNVATHLVRNALGGTNDEQVCALLTLPAPFSRRYRDDLTVQVIFFGNGDKTGEVTVNLDATAEQDAPKAKL is encoded by the exons ATGCATCGAGCCGCCGCTCGAGCGTTTCGGACGACTTCGATTTACGTCAGCGCAGTCCGCAACCTCTCCCGCATCTCGTTGCGAAGCTCACGACGCGCCTTCTTGTCACCCTCGAACCACTCGTCCCAGACGTCGCACCCCCATGTGCAGCTGAGGTCCTCCATGTACTTCCGCCGGCTtcccgtcgccctcgtctccagcctcgtcgtcggataCGGCGCCTGGTACTCCTACAACTCGTCATCGAGCAACCCCGGTGCCTCGTTTGGTTCACAGAGCTTCACGTCGTCTCAGGGAGCTGTCACGGGCACGGGGGCCCCTGCGCCGACCCGCACCGTCCTGGTCGTCGGCGCGGACGAGATTAGACAAGGGACCATCGTTGGCGAGGGACCGATCCTAAAGCAGTcaggcgatgacggccaaCGCATTGTCGAGATGCTAACACCCGAACAAGCCACCCAAAAGATGCGACGCTTGGAACAGTCGTACCATGTGAACCGTGGCCCAGGCGTTACGCGATACGACCTCGTTCAGCTTTCGAGCAACGACCCGATCGAGGACGACCACGCCGAGAAGATTGTCGAGGTCCCTGGTCGGATCGACGGAGCTGATGGAAACGTCGACTGGATGTTCTGGGGCGTCTTCGATGGCCACTC CGGCTGGACCACATCGGCGACTCTGCGCGAGAGCCTCATAAGCTACGTTGCACGAGAACTGAACGACACCTACAAGTCGGCGAAGAGCAACACGCCAACGGCCGAAGCCATTGACCTGGCGATCAAGACTGGCTTTAACCGCTTGGATGACGAGATAGTGCACAAGAGCGTCGAGAAGGTTTTCAAGGCGAGTTCCAAGGCCGTGGCCGCAGAACTGCTGCAACCAGCTCTTTCCGGTTCCTGCGCCCTGCTTTCATTCTACGACAGCAGAAGCAAGCTGCTCCGCGTCGCATGTACAGGCGACTCCCGCGCCGTATTGGGCCGTCGCGCATCCTCTGGCAagtggacggcgacggcgctgtCGGAGGACCAGACTGGTGGGAACCCCCAGGAGGCTGCTCGACTCCGCAAGGAGCACCCTGGAGAGGAGCACGTGGTCCGCAACGGCCGCATACTCGGAGGGTTGGAACCGTCCCGTGCTTTCGGTGATGCCGTCTACAAGTGGAGTCGGGATGTTGCTGGAAAGCTGCGCTCCAACTTCTTCGGTCGTAGCCCGTCTCCTCTGCTCAAGACTCCACCGTACGTCACCGCCGAGCCCATTATCACGACGACCAAGATGGAGCCGGAGAAGGGTGACTTTGTCGTGTTGGCCACCGACGGCCTATGGGAGATGCTGACGAACGACGAGGTTGTcggtctcgtcggccagTGGATCGAAACGCAGACGGCCGGCTCGCATTTGGAGAACGCGTGGTCCAAGATATTCGGCTCCACCAGCAAACCTCTGCCTGTCGAGCAGAGCAAGGGTACCGCGGAGGACGGGCAGAGGACGCCGATCCGTGTCCAGCAGTGGGGGATCAACCCAGACGCCAAGGATCGCTTCGCCTTCAAGGACAAGAACGTAGCAACGCATCTGGTGCGCAACGCGCTCGGCGGCACGAACGACGAGCAAGTGTGCGCTCTTCTAACCCTGCCGGCTCCCTTCTCAAGACGATACCG GGATGATTTGACTGTCCAAGTCATCTTCTTCGGAAACGGCGACAAGACGGGCGAGGTGACGGTCAACCTGGATGCCACTGCGGAGCAGGACGCGCCCAAGGCGAAGCTTTAA
- a CDS encoding involucrin repeat protein — translation MNGYGASKLPRRSSSGTDSKITLDGYRRDAPNLFDKATPQYALANPNLGQKSGVVDLKDPIQIHLLTETALSDSKGFEVLTQEDVDELKKESQLLLQRVESTKKNLAIQSKYRDAAVSMFKLSRPGDANSIEAEKEMASCERKCEGLAAELFNLEKRLMIPQRRLLEHTAGVLQLTHKASRKKGQGLDGQPIQGIPGSPESLYTYTQSRNSLEQASDENYADDPSLYQLESLDGVQARAQARKNPIEIPMKSPIREQNQLRGEVDRVREENMQLRGQTDMLIKKLQGLNTHLRETIVKFNPEVNKAYLDPPAVTAAQDDRLAELLKSQVEYLESGLVAVQAEQDSFAGGREVGERIYSLNLQLRDLLMHSDPHYTPEPIPPENEMQRQFGYLEDSLRLAGSRLGGPSKGDGAETGPVLTDLWNSIQNGFKETKRRKDERRRTRGDKGASDEDDMSEDEAFNTTESYSISSFATRVQWLQSQASTLKDQKYVLKRQIKQQRELNNKSDAEKDVELDRLREETDQCRQRLAKAESESTEAQTMLSKARQDLERSRGAASATESMQTQLQDRDAKINTLETKLRDAQSSLAAAESQSGGSGEKLTKLETEITGLRRQKTAAEENARNLGKELGEKTVKLEASAKAIKGKEDEMDLLKMTLAELKTEATIAKAELDGAYGTRAERAADVAAVKNGGDIVKLQNQVERLKKELGETVGELEGITKETIGAEREKLDLETKLDEALMAKAALEVDVGKSSERVAKLQEELDSMRLKASPGGVRGAGASMLSEQFRATMREERKKFQEDLREERTKCRRLEDELSRLKRGQGPGKSPLSPR, via the exons ATGAACGGCTACGGGGCCTCCAAACTACCCCGCCGGAGTTCGTCGGGTACTGATAGCAAGATCACGCTGGATGGGTACAGGAGAGATGCGCCCAACCTGTTCGACAAGGCCACGCCTCAGTACGCCCTT GCGAACCCGAATCTGGGGCAGAAATcaggcgtcgtcgacctcaAAGACCCTATACAGATCCACCTTCTCACCGAGACGGCGCTCTCCGACAGCAAGGGCTTCGAGGTCCTGACGCAGGAAGACGTCGATGAGCTGAAGAAGGAGTCCCAGCTCCTCCTGCAAAGAGTCGAGTCGACGAAGAAAAACCTGGCCATCCAATCGAAATAccgcgatgccgccgtctcCATGTTCAAGCTGTCGCGGCCGGGCGACGCCAACTCGATCGAGGCCGAAAAGGAGATGGCGTCGTGCGAACGGAAGTGCGAGGGACTGGCGGCCGAATTGTTCAACTTGGAGAAGCGACTGATGATTCCTCAACGGCGACTTCTCGAGCACACCGCCGGCGTCCTTCAGCTCACCCAcaaggcgtcgaggaagaaaGGCCAAGGCTTGGATGGCCAGCCCATCCAAGGCATCCCCGGCAGCCCCGAGAGCCTCTACACCTACACGCAGAGCAGAAACAGCCTCGAGCAGGCGTCGGACGAAAACTACGCCGACGACCCGAGCCTGTATCAGTTGGagtccctcgacggcgttcaGGCGAGGGCCCAAGCGAGGAAGAACCCGATCGAGATACCGATGAAGTCGCCCATCCGGGAGCAGAACCAGTTGCGCGGAGAAGTCGACCGCGTGCGGGAAGAAAACATGCAGCTGCGGGGCCAAACGGACATGCTCATCAAGAAACTCCAAGGCTTGAACACGCATCTTCGCGAGACCATCGTCAAGTTCAACCCGGAAGTCAACAAGGCGTACCTGGATCCGCCTGCCGTCACGGCGGCGCAGGATGACAGGCTTGCCGAGCTGCTGAAGAGCCAAGTGGAATACCTCGAAAGCGGCTTGGTCGCCGTTCAGGCGGAGCAGGACTCCTTCGCCGGGGGCAGGGAGGTTGGGGAGAGAATATACTCGTTGAACCTGCAACTGAGGGACCTGCTGATGCATTCGGACCCCCACTACACGCCGGAGCCGATTCCTCCGGAAAACGAGATGCAGCGTCAGTTCGGCTACCTCGAGGACTCgctccgcctcgccggctcACGGCTCGGAGGGCCGTCGAagggcgacggtgccgagaCGGGCCCGGTGCTCACGGACCTCTGGAACAGCATACAGAACGGCTTCAAGGAGACCAAGAGGCGCAAGGACGAGCGCCGGAGAACGCGGGGCGACAAGGGGgcgtcggacgaggatgacatgtccgaggacgaggcgttCAACACGACCGAGTCCTactccatctcctccttcgCCACGAGGGTGCAATGGTTGCAGTCGCAAGCGTCGACGCTCAAGGACCAGAAATACGTGCTCAAGCGGCAGATAAAGCAGCAGCGCGAACTGAACAACAAATCCGACGCCGAGAAGGACGTGGAGCTCGACCGGCTCCGGGAGGAAACGGACCAATGCCGGCAGCGGTtggccaaggccgagagCGAATCGACCGAGGCCCAGACGATGCTGTCCAAGGCGCGACAGGACCTCGAGAGGTCCAGAGGCGCCGCCAGCGCGACGGAGAGCATGCAGACGCAGCTGCAAGATCGCGATGCAAAGATCAACACCCTCGAGACGAAGCTTCGCGACGCCCAGAGCagcctcgcggcggccgagagccaGAGCGGCGGTTCGGGCGAGAAGCTCACGAAGCTGGAGACGGAAATCACCGGCCTGCGACGgcagaagacggcggcggaggagaaTGCCCGAAATTTAGGCAAAGAATTGGGGGAGAAGACGGTGAAGCTGGAGGCGAGCGCCAAGGCGatcaagggcaaggaggaCGAGATGGACCTCCTCAAGATGACGCTGGCCGAGCTGAAAACCGAGGCGaccatcgccaaggccgagctggACGGCGCATATGGAACGCGTGCAGAGCgggcggccgacgtcgccgcggtcaagaacggcggcgacatcGTCAAACTGCAGAACCAGGTGGAGAGGCTCAAgaaggagctcggcgagacggtcggcgagctcgaagGCATCACCAAGGAAACCATCGGGGCCGAGCGCGAgaagctcgacctcgagacgaagctcgacgaggcgctgatggccaaggccgcgctcgaggtcgatgtGGGCAAGTCGAGCGAGAGGGTGGCCAAACTGCAGGAGGAGCTGGACAGCATGCGGCTGAAGGCCTCCCCCGGAGGGGtccgcggcgccggcgcgtcGATGCTCAGCGAGCAGTTCagggcgacgatgagggAGGAGCGCAAGAAGTTTCAGGAGGACCTGAGG GAGGAGCGCACCAAGTGCCGCAGGCTGGAAGACGAGCTCAGCCGACTGAAGCGAGGGCAGGGGCCGGGAAAAAGCCCGCTGAGCCCTCGATGA